The DNA window GGATCGACTGCCCGCTGGCGTCGAGGCGCCCGTCGATCCAGGCGATCACCGCGGTGCGCTTGCCGTTGCGCAGATCGTTGCCCACGGGCTTGCCAGTCTCCGCCTCGCTGCCGAAGGTGCCGAGGAGATCGTCGCGGAGCTGGAACGCCACGCCCACGGGGGCCGCGTACCGCTCCAGCGCGGCGAGCACGTCGCCCGAGGCCCCGGCGAGCGTGGCTCCGAGGAGCAAGGGACCCCGCACGGTGTAGCTGCCCGTCTTGAGCGCGTGCATCTGCTCGACGTCTTCCGCGCGCCCGAGCACGTCGAGGTGCTGTCCGACCACCACGTCCTGGTGGGTCTCGCAGAACGTGCGCAGCGTGGCGAGAACGAGAGAAGGGTCGGCGGGAGCCGCCGCGAGGAGGCCGACCGCGAGGCTCCAGGTCAGGTCACTGGCGAGCAGCGCGCTCACTGCGCCGAGCCGCTCGTTCTTCAGAGAGCGACCCAGCGCGGCGTGGACGCTGGGGCCGCCGCGGCGGGTGTCGTCCTCGTCGATCCAGTCGTCCTGGATGAGCAGGTAGGTCTGGATCAACTCCAGCGCGGCGGCGGTGTCGTAGGCGGCGTCGAGCGGAGCTTCCGGCGCGACGCCCAGGTGCGCGGCGACGACCAGGCCTGCGCGGTAGCGCTTCCCGCCGCGCAACGTCAGGCTCCGCGCCTCCGCCGCCATGGCTTCGATCTCGGGACCGTAGCCTTTGATGCGGTCGATCTCGCGCTGCCAGCGGGCCTCGAGGCGCGTCTCCACGGCAGGCCGGATGGAGGCCAGGAAGTCGAGGAACGCACGCGCCGCGGCGCCGTGTGCGCCTTCGAGCGTGCGATCGGCGCCGGAGGTGGGTTCGGTGGTGGCTGCTGCTGCGTGCTCTGGCATGAGGGCGCGGGAGCCTAGCACCGTCACTGTTCCAGATAAGGCGGGATCTGTTCGTCGTTCGCGGGAGGGAGCTCGTCGCTCGGGGGTTGCCGAGAGGGTCCAGCACACGCACCGCGCGCGTCCAGCACGGGGCCGCGTCAGTCCACCTCGGCCTCGCCGCTGTGCCGTGACGTCCAGAAAGCGCCGACCCGAAGGCGCCGAGAGGCGCCGACCCGAAGGCGCCGAGAGGCGCCGACCCGAAGGCGCCGACCGCATCGACGCTCCACCAGGGTCCCAGCTCGGCGGAAGCGGCGCTGACCGCATGCCTCCGAGCGGTCATCCCGGAGGCGCAGTCCGCATCGACGTTCCACCGAACCATCCACCGTGAGGGAGCCGACCGCATCGACATTCCACCGGAGCGAACACCCAGAGGCCACGCTCGCATCGACGTTTCGTGCCGTCCCCGAGCCGAGGGAAGCGCCCGCATCGACGTTTCGCCCCGTCCCTGACCCGAGGGAAACGCCGGCATCGACACCTCTCCGAGCGCCGATCCCGGAGGCGCCGCCCTCATCGCGCCCTCGCTGTGCGCCGCGGAGCGCCTTCATCCTCGGTGTGGACGCTCGCCGGCGCCTTCCCACCCACCTTGTCCCACCAAACACGAGCGATCGTTCCCCAACCCGAGAAGAAATTTACGCGCCCCTCGTCGAACACGAAAACGCGGCGTGTCTGCGCCCGATCCTCACCTCCGCCTGGAGCCGCTTCACGAAGGCGACCCCCTGGCTGGAGACCACTCTGAACGACCTTCCAGAGGAACCCATGCAGCTCCCCCCCAGGACGGCATCCAGCCAGGTCCACCTCGCGCATGCGACGCACTTCGACGCCACCGAGGCGGCGTGGCGCACCGCCGAGATCCTCGCCCCGGAGCAGCGCGACCTCCTCCAGGAGGCCGGAGCGCCGCTCCGGGCGCAGGCCAGCGCGCTCTCGGCGCGGGTCGCGGCCAGGGTGCAGGCCGAGGCGGCGACGCGTCAGGCGCGAGCGCGGTTCCGGGCGCGGGACCACGTGCTCGGCCAGCGGTTGATGGCGTGCAGCGACGGCTACCTCAACGGCCCGGCGCAGCGGAGCCGAGACGATGCGGTCTACCGCGCGGTGATGCTCGGGCGCTCGGCCAGCTCGATCAAGAAGGCGCGGCCTCGCGAAGAGCCGGAGCTCGTCCTCCGGGTGCGCGCGCAGCTCGCCGTGGCGCCAGACTTCCTGGGGAAGGCGCACCTCCTCGCCGATCTCGACGTGGCCGTGACGCGGAGCCTCGACGCCCGCGCCGCGCTCGACGCCGCCCTCACGGCCGAGCGCCTCGCGGCCGATGCGGAGGTGGCAGCGCGGAGCGACCTGCGCCACGGCCTCGAGCAAGCGTACGGCAGGTTGCGCACGGCGTTTCCAGGGCAGCGCGATTTCGTGGAGTCGTTCTTCGTGCGCAGGAGCAGGAAGACGCCGTCCAGCGAGCGCGCGAAGGTGGGTCCGCCCGGTGGCGACGAAGGGGGAGGGAAAGGGAACCGCGAGCGCACGCCGGACGCGCCAGGAGGAGCGGCGAGCGAGAGCGGGGCGGAGGCACCCCAGGGGGCAGCAGACGAGCACATCTCGGGAGTCGCGGCAGATGCGGCGAGGGAGAGGGGCACCGTGTCGGCAATGCACCTCAGGTCTCGTCGGTCGCGAGGGACGATGCGATCCTTGGCTCGATCGAGGCGCGGGCGTCACCCGAGGGGCGAGCGCTCGCTTCCTCGATTGAAGTGTGGCCATCACCTGAGAAATGCTCGCTCGCTTCCTCGATTGCGGGTCTTGTCTCTACCCGACGGTCGAGCGCTCGCTTCCTCGATCGAGGCTCGATGTCAGGTGGATGTGCTCGCCGCACCCTGCGCTCTTTATGAGCGGCTCGTCGACTTCGAGCCAGCCAACCACTTGTGTGGACCCGTTGGTCTGTTTCCACCCACCCTCCGCTTGCTCGGTTCCTGTTCTGCCTGGAAAGCAGGACCTTCTGACCTTCCGTGGCGTGCTCGGCCTCTGTTCTCCATGGAAAGACGGCGTCGCCAGGTGCTGATTGACCGCGGGTGAAGGCGTCGAGGCGAGGGCGAGCGCGTGCGGGATGGGGGCCCGGAGAGATACGGCGCAGCGACATCTCGATGCGCAGAGCAAGCCCGTCGATTGCTGTTTCTTTCCCGGTTCCGGGCTGCATTCCATGCTTCCACGGCGTCAATCCAGGAGATCCCGTGGGCTGCCATGCCACCTGAGCGGATCACGCTGGACGTGATTCAGGGCGACACGTACAGTCGGGACCTCAGCTCGTTATCGGGCATGGCCGGGGATCGTTTTCGGGCCCCGCGCACGCCGCGGTAATGCAACCGCCGCTGAAAAAGCGGCGCGCCGATTACATCACGAGAGGGTGAATGCGCATTGCAATGTGCCTGGGTCTCCTTGCGCTCGCCAGCTGCGCGGGCGACCCCAGCGGGGCGGTGGCGCGAGGGAATGGCGACTCCGAGGGCCCGGATGGCGAGGCGCCGTCGGAGCCGGGAGGGCTCACCGGCGGTGGCGGTGACGAAGATCCTGGGGTCGGAGTGACGGTTCACCTCCAGCGCGCCGTGGAGGGGGGCTCGGTGCTGTCCTTCGGCCTGCCGTTGCCGAAGGCGGCGGTGCAGGACGCTGCGGGAATGCAGGTCCTCGTGGCGAGTGCACCAGTGGCGGCGACGATCCGCGAGACGCTGGCCTACCACGACGCGTCGGGGAGCCGGACGGGGACGCGGGCGGTGGTGGTGCAGCTCCCGGCGTCGCTGATGTCGGCCGACGGGCTCGACGTGGAGGTGCGCTGGACGGGAGGTGCGGGATCCTCGGCCGGAGAGCCGCTTCCCTTCGCCTCCGACGAGGTGAGCGCGGTGGCCACGGCGACGGCACGGACGACCACGCGGACCATCGTCCAGC is part of the Chondromyces crocatus genome and encodes:
- a CDS encoding polyprenyl synthetase family protein produces the protein MPEHAAAATTEPTSGADRTLEGAHGAAARAFLDFLASIRPAVETRLEARWQREIDRIKGYGPEIEAMAAEARSLTLRGGKRYRAGLVVAAHLGVAPEAPLDAAYDTAAALELIQTYLLIQDDWIDEDDTRRGGPSVHAALGRSLKNERLGAVSALLASDLTWSLAVGLLAAAPADPSLVLATLRTFCETHQDVVVGQHLDVLGRAEDVEQMHALKTGSYTVRGPLLLGATLAGASGDVLAALERYAAPVGVAFQLRDDLLGTFGSEAETGKPVGNDLRNGKRTAVIAWIDGRLDASGQSILDRAFGKSEATPDEVAEATALLVTAGARTAVEDRLDALCTEAERLAAELPVSARAREILAGAAAALRWRQR